The following coding sequences are from one Lolium rigidum isolate FL_2022 chromosome 6, APGP_CSIRO_Lrig_0.1, whole genome shotgun sequence window:
- the LOC124662911 gene encoding probable glycerol-3-phosphate dehydrogenase [NAD(+)] 2, cytosolic yields the protein MGDGANGHAANGAAEEKADELRRLLGKADGDPLRIVGVGAGAWGSVFCALLQDAYGHLRDKVQLRIWRRPGRAVDRATAGHLFGVINAREDVLRRLIRRCAYLKYVEARLGDRTLYADEILRDGFCLNMIDTPLCPLKVVTNLQEAVWDADIVINGLPSTETRDVFGEIGRYWKERVNAPLIISLTKGIEASIDPVPRIITPTQMICNATKVPLDNVLYLGGPNIASEIYNKEYANARICGTDKWRKPLAKFLRQPHFIVWDNNDLITHEVMGGLKNVYAIGAGMVAALTNESATSKSVYFALCTSEMIYITHLLEEEPEKLAGPLLADTYVTLLKGRNAWYGHRLAKGELTLEMGDSIKGKGTIQGVSAVDAFYQLLSQDSLSVMHPEANKSVAPVEMCPILKTLYKILIKRELPTESILQAIRDESMSDPRERIEMAQGHSLYRPSILGQPNRDANA from the exons ATGGGCGACGGCGCGAACGGGCACGCCGCCAACGGGGCGGCGGAGGAGAAGGCGGACGAGCTGCGGCGGCTGCTGGGCAAGGCCGACGGGGACCCGCTCCGGATCGTGGGCGTGGGGGCGGGCGCCTGGGGCAGCGTCTTCTGCGCGCTGCTGCAGGACGCGTACGGCCACCTGCGGGACAAGGTGCAGCTCCGCATCTGGCGCCGCCCCGGGCGCGCCGTCGACCGCGCAACCGCGGGCCACCTCTTCGGCGTCATCAACGCGCGCGAGGACGTGCTGCGCCGCCTCATCCGCCGCTGCGCCTACCTCAAGTACGTGGAGGCCAGGCTCGGGGACCGCACGCTCTACGCCGACGAGATCCTCCGGGACGGCTTCTGCCTCAACATGATCGACACCCCGCTCTGCCCGCTCAAGGTCGTCACCAACCTGCAGGAGGCCGTCTGGGATGCCGACATTGTCATCAATGGGTTGCCGTCCACGGAGACCAGGGATGTGTTTGGGGAGATTGGCAGGTACTGGAAGGAGAGGGTCAATGCCCCCCTCATCATCTCGCTCACCAAGGGGATTGAGGCGTCCATAGATCCCGTGCCCAGGATCATCACGCCCACGCAGATGATTTGCAATGCAA CTAAGGTTCCATTGGACAATGTTCTCTATCTTGGTGGCCCTAACATTGCTTCGGAAATATATAATAAAGAATACGCAAACGCTCGTATCTGTGGAACTGACAAATGGAGGAAACCTCTTGCTAAATTTTTGAGGCAGCCTCATTTTATCGTGTGGGATAATAATGATCTCATCACTCACGAGGTCATGGGAGGTTTGAAAAATGTGTACGCCATTGGTGCTG GTATGGTGGCAGCACTAACCAATGAGAGTGCAACCAGCAAGTCTGTTTACTTTGCACTTTGCACATCTGAAATGATCTACATCACCCACCTCCtggaagaagaacccgaaaaacTTGCTGGGCCATTATTAGCTGACACTTACGTCACATTGTTGAAAGGTCGCAATGCTTGGTATGGGCACAGGTTAGCTAAAGGAGAACTGACTCTGGAAATGGGTGACAGCATAAAAGGCAAAGGGACAATACAG GGTGTCTCTGCAGTTGATGCATTTTATCAACTTCTCAGTCAGGATAGTTTGAGTGTAATGCATCCAGAAGCTAACAAATCTGTTGCGCCGGTTGAGATGTGCCCCATCTTGAAAACCCTTTATAAAATTCTGATCAAGAG GGAACTTCCTACTGAGTCGATTCTTCAGGCTATAAGAGACGAGTCAATGTCTGATCCACGCGAAAGGATTGAGATGGCGCAGGGCCACTCACTTTACCGACCATCTATTCTTGGTCAACCAAACCGAGATGCAAACGCCTAG
- the LOC124662912 gene encoding uncharacterized protein LOC124662912, which yields MAMATACAFFSVAVVAVFASMTFLVLSIYVDKGTVQLRVPTSYALVDCSPRPPPSSAARNSSAFRKSLLPLLSALPAAAAPRGFASLHSDDHSAFVRGVCLGFDRTNNCHACLAAAAENLTSNCLGASRRGGAWRSESCFVAYADTNTSSAREDAFRDVVFSGEDPGGDPNCFDTRKLVALARSMARRRAAKALGAHASRDASALARSVAPVKNTAVRVFPDVATVETRVRVLAQCARDRGRAAECARCLGEAARQVPVCSWGLDGAHVRVADVVGYSCFLRVETLVKPQRVVTWLGESLTMAWYVTMALEMFAAILGLVAIATGPFPVSTSTFMTANQSVISLLSAA from the exons ATGGCCATGGCGACTGCCTGCGCGTTCTTCTCCGTCGCCGTGGTCGCCGTCTTCGCCTCAATGACGTTCCTGGTGCTGAGTATTTACGTCGACAAGGGCACCGTCCAGCTGCGCGTCCCGACCAGCTATGCTCTGGTCGACTGCTCCCCGCGGCCGCCGCCATCATCAGCCGCAAGAAACAGCAGCGCCTTCCGCAAAAGCCTCCTCCCGCTCCTATCCgccctgcccgccgccgccgcgccgcgtgGATTCGCCTCGCTTCACTCCGACGACCACAGCGCCTTCGTCCGTGGCGTCTGCCTCGGTTTCGACCGCACCAACAACTGCCACGCGTGCCTCGCCGCGGCCGCCGAGAACCTCACCAGCAACTGCCTCGGCGCGAGCCGCCGCGGCGGAGCTTGGAGGAGCGAGAGCTGCTTCGTGGCCTACGCCGACACGAACACCTCCTCCGCGCGGGAGGACGCCTTCCgtgacgtcgtcttctccggcgaagaCCCGGGAGGAGACCCCAATTGCTTCGACACGCGGAAGCTCGTCGCACTCGCGCGGTCCATGGCGCGGCGACGCGCCGCCAAGGCCTTGGGGGCGCATGCGTCCAGGGACGCGTCCGCTCTAGCGAGGAGTGTCGCCCCCGTGAAGAACACGGCGGTGCGCGTGTTTCCGGACGTCGCAACCGTGGAGACCAGGGTTCGCGTGCTGGCGCAGTGCGCGCGGGATCGCGGCCGCGCGGCGGAGTGCGCACGATGCCTGGGCGAGGCGGCGCGGCAGGTGCCGGTGTGCTCCTGGGGCCTCGACGGCGCGCACGTGCGCGTGGCCGACGTCGTCGGATACAGCTGCTTCCTGCGAGTGGAGACGTTGGTTAAACCGCAGCGCGTGGTGACATGGCTGG GCGAATCTTTGACTATGGCATGGTACGTCACGATGGCGCTCGAAATGTTTGCAGCAATTCTGGGTCTAGTAGCAATAGCAACAGGTCCGTTCCCTGTTTCCACATCTACATTCATGACTGCCAACCAGTCTGTCATTTCATTGCTGAGCGCAGCCTAA